The window GCCGTCCACTGTTCGATTCACACCCAGCCCGTCGACATTCTCAGTAGTCCATGATGCCGGATCCGACTTGTTCAGGGATAAAGGGGATGTTTCCAGCCCAGCCGAAGCAAAGTCGACAAACCTGCGCAGGGTCTCTCGGGGATCGGGTTCTGTTATCCATCCCGGATCTCTCCAATCCGTCATCATGACCGGGTAATCGACcccggcctcctcgttcAACTCGAATGTCAAGCCCAGACCGGCGACGCTGATTCGAGCAAGAATCGAGGCAATGAAGTAGAGCAGCACAATAATCGTTGTTTTGGTCCACCCCTTGCCACGCCAAGTGTGGCCCCAAAGAAGCCTGAGAGAGCCGGTCGGTTCGCCAATTCCCAGAATGAGATCAACGTTCCCTGGAGTTGCTGCCTCTCTTTGCAGGAGATGCCAACGGAGCGTGTGGCCCAGGAGCGTCAGCAACGAACCCAGCGCTAAACTCACAAAGGCCGACAAGAGAATGTTCAGCGTGTTGAAACCTCGACGGTCCCAGGAACTGAGGACGCCCATGCGTTCGTACCCCCAGAgcatgacgatgatgaaAATAAAGCAGAACAGAGAGCCCGTGAAGCGCCATGCGATTCCAACCCACGGAAACTTCAGAGGCCTCTTCTTAACCTCCCCCCGTTCCACTTTTTCCTCCGTGATGTCGGTCATGATTGACTGATACTCGGATGCCATTGTTGTGTTTTCGACATTGACAATCGTAGATGTAGGTGGGTGGCTTTTTCCTAGGTATAAGTGCATATATCATTTCTCGACAAGTCAGAGGCAGCCTAATCTGCGAGAGTTCTTCTCGGTCGGGTTTACGCGTTACCCAGAAAACAGAACATACCTTGCTGCCCGCAGGCGGGCTTTGGCATGTCGTGCCACCTAGGCTAGACATTGCGAAAAAGATTGTGCATACTCGTGGTCGTGAAAGGATGGCCTACCATCTTATCAGAGGCCATGGCCACACAGGTCCAGACTCAAAGGCACAGGAGACAAAGTTCTAGAACCTCGTGAGACGTACCTTTCTTGAATGTGTCACACCTCACTCTCCTGACACAAGGCACTCTTGCAGGCAGGGGACCACAGCAAAGCAATGTGGTGCGGGAGCATGAGGTTCAGGCCTCGATCGGAAGGTCCGTATCAGACATGATGACCCTTCCCCCAGGGCTCCACCAAAATGATGACTTCTCGGTCCTGCCTGCCTTGGAGTTGATATATTGAGGCTCATGCCCGGCAGGAGCCATGGGGCGGAAGGACCCAGTCCGGCTACTAAGTGGGCCTTCCCTGGGACAGCGTATTCTACGTGGACGTTATGTTCTACTGGAGCATCAAGTTCATCCTATCACTGTGGTGGACAAAGAGTATGAAGAAGAGATAAAGATGAAAAGGTACGTATTTAACTATCTCAAGAGCATGAAGAGGCCGAAGACAGTGAAATATAGCTAGCGTACtcgctcccctccctcttttctcAACAAACTATCCTTACAAGCACTGCGAGTACCATTGGTTAGAGGCCCTGCAAGTACCCTGCGAGCAGCATGTCGGCCCGTTGAAACCCTGACCTCCGCATTGCCCATATAACGCAGCGCAGTTTCCGCCTGTCGGCTGAGGGGAGCTCGCCGTGCTGGTAACCAAAGTTGTCGCAGGTGTCGATGTCGGCGTTGGCACGGcgttggtgggggttgggttgccAGATCCACCTTGGACGTCGTTGATGAACTGGATCAGCTTGGGACCGACTTGTCTCGCGATGAACTGATCACCCTGGCTGTTAGGGTggacaccatcaccctcgagCATGTTGTTGGTGAACCCGGCAGCCCGTGAGCAATCCGCGACGACGATGGGGGATTGAGATGTGGTGTGTTGCTGTGCCCAGCCAGGGATGGCATTGTTGACGGCCTCGATCGTTGCGTCACTCCAGCTTGTTGGGATGAGCTTGTCGATCTACAACGATATAATGTAAGTACAACCGGCTCTTGACCCTGGGGAAGCATATGTCACGACTTACAATAACCTTCACCTTCGGATTCGCAGCCCGCATAGCATTGAGCATGGTCGTGTACGAATCCAAGATGCTCTGCACGTTCCGCTTGCCGATGTTGACGTCGTTGGTGCCGAGCATGAACTGGACAATATCAGGCTTGGTGCTCTGGACCCAGCCGGCGATGTTGTTCCTCGCAATGTCGTACGCTTGCCAGCCTGAGTGGCCTTCGTGGTTGGGGTCAAAGCCTGCCGGCCTTGAGCACTTTCCCTGGAGATTGCTCATGCTCCCGACAAAGTCGACGTTGTTTGCCAGCCCGGCGGAGGTGAGTTGAGTCCATACTAGAGGTCTCCAGCAGCTGATCTCAGTGATGGAGTCACCGAGTAGCACTTTTGGAAGTATCAGTTTACTGCTCCTAACAACCAGACAGTGTATAAGGTTGGTAGGTTCCACTTACTAACTTTGACCTTTTGACCGGCCGCAGTGGCAGCAAGGCCAGCAACAATGGTGGAAGCGAAGAACCTCATGGTCACAGAATTCAAATTTCACCTTGGACACGTCTTGTATCTAGTCCAGCAACACAGCCAACCGTTATGCCAGCTCATCCTCCAGGACGGCGATTTGTTTATAAAGTATTTTTGTCATTGCTGAAATCTTCCGTAGCTCACTAGCAACGGACATCTGTCGTTCCCAAGTTGCCGAATCAGGCATGGTTAGTCGACAATGTAGGTAGCAACCGGCTAATAGCTGCACTCGCTCTCGTAGAATCTAAGTACCCGCATTGGAGCGTTTCTGTACTTTTCAACATGCGCGCCAGTAGGATAAATAGGATCGTACAAAACACACACGACTAACAGGGTCCCACACATAAAACCAGCAAGCGCTCATTCTCACAAGCATATGaaatcaacctcttcccTTCACCCGACCTGTCAGCGGCGTTCTTGACAACTGAAACATCTTACATGACCACGGTAGATCAAGAATATACGGCACTTCCGTGCGCATCAACTTTCCACGACATCCTTTAGGCTACTTGCTTATGCCGTGGCTCTTCCCTGATCATCAGGAGTTCAATCAataacccccctcatcacgGATTCCAGTTCTCCACCCTGCACCCTGCTCAAATCGATAAACCCCCCTCGTGAATTCCACTCCTCTTTTCTGCCCAAAAGAAGGTCATGTTCAGGcatgtttgttgttgacacTTTCAACATCCCCTGAAGTTATTCCGTAAACATCCCGGAAGATAACATTGTACTTAAATTCTTGACTGGAATCGCAACCGGTTGACCAACCAGACAAGCCACAGCCACCACAACACACCCCTTTAAGCCTCTTATAACCGTCCAAAAAAGATGGAGGAAAACATTTGGAGATAGAATCAGAGTATTTATTATGTATGATTGTCAAAAAAGATtaaaaaacatacaacaccaggtattccccagtggtcacccacctgagtactggtCTGGCGATTATGTAGCATGACCGCGAGGATGGGCGACTCCCAAAAGGGTATATTGTTTACTTCAAAATGTGGAAGAAAGCGTGCCGCTAAACGGTTCGTGGACGGACAGGCTTGGCCCGTCTCAACCGTTACAGATTAGAGAATCCAGACACGCCCACACCGCGGTGTCAAACTGGGTGGAATGTGTTCCAGATGTGCAGATCGCGCCAACAGCTCTCGGCCGGTTTATGATTGGATGCAGCTGGCATCAGTCACATCTTTGGCGTCAGTCCCCACCTCCGGCGCAATCACTCCGGTAAGTTTGCTGATTCGAAGAGATGGTGTTGGTAATAAACTGTTGATTGTTGTAGTAACTATGGAAAAGAGCACTGAGAAATCCTGCAAGTTCTAAACAAACCAGCCCAGGTtggcccaagcttcctgTGGAGCCAGTTGTGGCTACCCACACAACAGATGGAAATTTGGATATCTGGTCCGCCTTGAGCAGCGAGCTTTTCACAGTGGATCGCTTCTCCAGATTGATTCTCTGCTCTCCTGTCATCTTTGGATCTCTCTGAATCACTTTTTACCGGGAAAACAGCTGAACGTGCGTCTTTAGCTTAGTTGCATATCCTGATATGCGCAACTCGATAGATATGCCAGGGGGTTAACGCCATCTCGTCGATTTCTTAATAATATTCTTTTGAAACTCAAGATATTGGTCTATAACCTAGGCTTGAGGTGTTTGTTCCACTTCTCGGTGCAATAGGCGGGTGGGATAACCTTGTCTTTGTAGCCGACATAAAGCCCAGATGCCCCCCGGAATGGCCAAACCATATCTGGTCCTGGCAGTTGCACTCTGATGCAGTATTCTAATAACGTGGAAGAGGCGCAAGAATTAGTTATTGAGTTTGACCGCAGCGTGTTATTCCTTCTTAAACTAGGTAAAGGTTAGAAAGATTAGGCGGGTAAACTGTGGCCTTCGAATCGATAGACTGTCTAAGATAGTTCTATTCGTTTTTCCAAATAGTGTAACCCTTAGCGTAGAAGGGCTGGCGAGCGTACATGAAGTTAAGGGTAGTGGATATAATGGGTTTTGTTAGGATTCCTTATAGTTAAGTGGCTGGGGTCTTATAGTCCTGGCCAAGTTATATTTGAATCGTAGCTAGGTTACTCGTTAAGAAAATAAAACAGTGGTAACGCCCTTGTTCAGTCAAAGGAGTACAGAGCTTTATCGGTTTTTCGAACCACTACCAAGCATTATACGCAAGTTCTCGGAGAGAGCTCTACCGCTGACGGCTTTGACTAAAAAAGGGGTTTCTTTCAGTTGAACTCCTCAGTGCGAAAAAGCGTTCAAGACACTTAAGACACTTCTGATCAGCGCGCCAGTACTCGTCCAGTGGGACCCAgaaaggaggatggcggtggaCACAGATTCATCGGGCTATGCCGTGGGTGGGCTCCTGTTATGGCAGCTCACACTAGGCAGTTTTACTCGACAGCTGAGCAGACTCAGTGAAGTGACAAGATAGAGGGTTCATAAAAAAACAAAGTTTCCTTCACATGCAAAATTCCTTTCGCATCCCTGTTTGTGAACACCTCGCTCAAGCATACAAATCAGTCATTTTGTTTCTTGTCAACACTCTGCACACTTATCCTCACCTCATCCTTCTTTTAAAATTATCCCACTCCGGCTCCCTATTCGTAgcatccatcaccaaaagctcctcatcacccaTTTGCAGAACCATAATAGAGCACCCCGCAACAGTCAGTCGACCCTACGTGCCAGAGAGAATCATGTTAGTCGCTGCCGAGTCTCCACGGGATGCCCCTGCCCCTACTATCGCCCGAGGCATCGACATCGAACGGGCCCTCACAAACTTGTGTAAATGGGCTGGGGGTGTGAAATCATTCCATGACTTCGAGCCAGAATATTCACCTATATTCGGATGAAACCACAGGAAGAGAGCTTATTAACGCACGAGCTGGCTCTTTGGGGGAAGCATGCTAAGGGtaaaggaagagaagaggacgaAGGGTTGGTTATGCAAGTGGCCTTGTTACTGTTCTTGAGGTGCTAAGTCTTTCTTTGCATGATTGGAAGGCTCAATGTGGTTGGTTCTATCCAGTGCCATCCCCTAGGCCCTGGGCATCAGACACCTTCTGCGCCGTCCCCACAACTCTGAGTCCTATGTCAACTCAACCCAACGTCCCCCAAGATAGACACATAGAGATCCTTGGCCGGAGCTTGGCTTGTCGTGGTCCTGACGGACAGCTGCCTTTCGATCTACCACAGGATAGAGCGGAAGCTTCCCTGGCAGACCCAGACAACAGGCGCTTTTGGGGCGTCATGAGAGGCACACCAGAGATTTTCTGGGAGTCTCTCAGGGAGATTGCGGTTATGCTGCACTCTGGTAACTAGGATGCTTGGTAGGTTTAAGGGTTTAAAGTCTGTGATATGAAGGCTAGGAAGTTTGGATTCTCGCCCTCATGCTGGAACGGCGTCGAGTTACAGAGGAAGAAACAAGGGAAATCTTTCAACAACATCGACCAGACCCAGGTATGTTCAATAATCCGTAATCGTTGAATGGCTGCTAACAACGGCGAATTACCCGGGGAACACAACAAGGGATTTTACATCAGCGAGGATGTCACCCATTGATGGGACAGCCGACCGCTTCCTGGACTGTATGCGCTCTACGACTGCAAGCAAACAGCAGGTGTTGAGGGCAGGCGCCCCAAAAAGGacggatggtgttgtggtgaAAGGATGTGCTACCGACCTGCGTTGGTGTTCTTTCCGGTCGAGGGAATGTTTTGCCGTTTTCAGACTTATCCTGGTCTGGACGGTCACGTGATAAGGCACACGGTTACAAGCAGAGCAACCAGATGGGTAAAAGGCAACCAATGGGGAAGGGATCATGAGTTCTGTCAATCATCCAGCAATCTGGAGATGGGATTATTGCGGCTTGGAAATGATCCAGAAAAACTAtagtctatatatacggaggaactagctAGCTTTTAGATAGTtctgcagtatgcaattcacatTGTGAGTTCTCAAGGACCAAGCACTTACGAGAGACAATTAGTGATCTTTGTTGTGTACCTTTTGGCTACACCGAACCGTTATTCAGAAGCAGCCTTCAAcccagtatccctttcagaggtgCCGATCAGGGGTCCGTCACAACTGCAACGGGCTGAGCCCTGAACCCTCGGCCCTaatgaagctattcccagaacacacacacagaccactactccagaaccctCTATCACCACGCACTGGCCAACGCAGCCATATCAGAGGCTCATGTTATCAAaacttctctttctctttttcttttcttgtccaAGTTCAGTGTAGTCGTAGAGTGGCCTAGCTAGTTGCAATATATTACCTTGATACCATTACAACAACCTTGGTGTTCCCGGTTTATCGTGTCTCGGGGGGGCTACTAGATCCAGGTCCCAGTGTGTTTCCAGTTGTAGAAGAGCTTCCAAATCGGGTTTGTATCGGTCGTATAAATCCCAcagtgggtggtggtatAAGCTGAAGTTCCCTGCAAGGACTACCGGGTAGGTTGGTCTGGGTTGTTCGAACAGACTCCTCGGGAGGGCCTTGTTGGTAGGAGGATTGCATATCGACCGGATTTCCAGACCCCTTTCTTCACGCCTTTCTTCACGCCTTTCTTCACGCCTTTCTTCACGCCTTTCTTCACGCCTTTCTTCAGGCCTTTCTTCACGCCTTTCTTCACGCCTTTCTTCACGCCTTTCTTCACGCCTTTCTTTCCGCCTTCCTTCACTTCTACCTTcgctcctccctttcctccttctttcaCCTCTTCTTTCACCTCTTCTTTCACCTCTTTCTCCACCCCTCCTTCAATACTTAGAAACCATACCTTGCACCAGTCTCCTGAAACCTTGTAGTCCCATTGACTGGCATCCAGTCTCTTGGTAATGAATATAGCTGCCCTGCCCTCTGGTTGATATAACAGCACCAACAATATCGGGATCTGGACATGGACAATTTCCATTTCCGTTCTTGGACCTGAGCACTCGTTGCTTTAACCTGAGCAGAAGTGGAGATCTCCTGAGAGTGGATGAGCAAAGCCCTGAGCAGGGCGAGCAATGGCTGAATCCACCTGAGACCAGGCTACACTAGAGGTAGACCATGCGAGAGCTGTTTCTGGAGCGTACACCTATTCCACGGTAATTGTTGTTAGCGTTGCAGGGGGCCTTTAGGTGGAAGTTGTTAAAAAATGGAGGGTGGCTAGGGAAAACATGCTAGCGTCCTATACAAAACACGGCTAATCATGTTATGTCACGACCATGACCAACAGAAAGCATTACCCCCAACAAAAAGCACGTGAACGGTGGGAGACAGCCAATCAGGGGTGGACCGACAGACCGAGGGGAACGACCTGTATTCAtggtatcttgtgtttacattgagacaaTCTTGCTGTGCAttgtttagctgcaccgaaccatTACTCAGAAGAAGCCTTCAATTgtgtatccctttcagaggttctgatCAGTGGTTCGCCACAATAGGCCTATAATACTGGCCAGGCCAATATCTTACGATGACCCGCACtttggttggaggggtgcCGTTTCGAGATGGAATTTGTATAGGCGTGAGTCGGTTTTTCGCCGAACGCACCAAAATCGGGGTCAGCCAGATCGGACTCTGGCTCATCTGTTCGCTCTGGTGTGCGAGACGCTGCGCATCGATCGGTGGGTATATGATAGAGGTCGAGTACGAACCCTATTACAGAGTCTATTCAGGTGGATTACAATTGGCTAGCAATACAATATACGAGGTTACCCACTATACTATCTGTCTACAGTACCTATAAGGTACTTCACTCCAGTACCACAACTGTGAGCTTTAGGTATCGTGCATGAGCCTTCCGTTGCACTAATCATTGTGTGTGTTTACTGTTTACAGGGCCTTAGGCCTGTAAATGGCCATACCTATTTCAATAATAAAGACCTTCGAAAACGGCCTCTTTTGTCTTGAAGTCCATCAAGACAAGAGATCAACCCAGCTAGTCGACACCATGGCTCCCAAGTCTCTCGCCATCACGGCGGTGTaccttctcctctctctcgctTCCGCAACCCCTGTCACCCTCGAAGCAAGAGATCTCCTGAATCCCATTGGACCAACTGCCACGGCCGAGCAGGAGAAATGGTGCCCGGCTCTCGACTATGACACCTACAGCTGCTACAACACCGTGGCCATCTCCCCGACCGGCCAGCTCAACAGCGGCCAGGACCCTGGCAAGAGCCAGAACAAAATCCTCAGCTTCTGCCACAAAGAGGACTGCCTCACCAAGCCCAACATCTACGTCCAGTCCAAGTGCAACAACGGCTGGTGCGCCCATATGTACGACTACTACTTCGAGTCCGACTTCGGCATCGGCGGCCGGGAGCACATCGCCGTCTGGGTTCAGAACGGACAGCTCAAGTTCGTCTCTGCTTCCAAGCACGGCAAGTGGAACATCCGCTTCCCTGGGCAGAACCCCAAGATTCGTATTGAGGGAAGCACTCACGCCAAGATTGTCTACCACAAAGATGCTGCTGGGTACCCATGCCTTCCGCTATGCGAACGGCGGTGATGAGCCTCCTGAGAACCACTGGCAGAGCTGGCGTTGGCGCATTGGTGCCGGTCTGCTGAAGTGGGACTCGATCGCCGGCAACCTGCGCACTACGCTGTCTCAAAAGGATTGGGGTAAGGCTGAGGTGGCTGTTAGGGACAAGGGTGGCAAGGCCTAGAACTTTGGCTGGTACTTGGACCGCTCCAGATACTACTGCGTTACCGAGCTCGAGTGCCCCGGTAACCTGGCTACGGCGTTTGATCCTTGGGCTTGAGTGGAAGGACAGTGGGTGTGATGGAACTACATAGACCAGGTGTTGGAATACAGGGGTTGGAAAGGCGGGATACATGTAGGAACTAGATGTACACAATCGTCTTTATCAGCTGGGCCTTTTCTCAGGTAGTCTTCAAATTTGATTGATTGTGTACTCTAGCCAGGTAACCAATTGGACTGACTTCAACGCATCTatcccctcatcctcgtgTATTGGTTTCAAAGcgagggtggaggaagaTTGCACGCTAACTGGAAGCTGAATGCACATAGTTCTCTAGAGATAGGTAGATAGTTTCCAGTTGACGTAAACACCCATTCTCCAATGGAGCCCCAGGCTCTCCTTGCAACTTCCATACTGTGTAATATGCCCCAGGCACCTCAAATAGAATTGCTGCCGCTCAAAGCCGCTGGTAGCCCCTCCAAAAAAGCTCAAGAGAGCCCCACCGTGGATGCAACAAGCACTCGGGCACAGTGGGTGTCCTCCTATGGTAACAAACCCCCGAAGAAGGGAGCGTCGTTTTCAGACCATTGGGTAAGTTGCTCGTTGCTTTAGAAGCTACCTCCATACCTATAGTCAGTGTGGTTCCAGGATACACGCTaacaccttcctcaccagcTTCCTGTCGGTCCCGGTTACTTGGACCTTGATGCACTCGAGTCTGGCTACCATGCCCACTTGATGATCATGCACGACTCGACTTCTTGGCTTCAGTCCGGGATGACGGCCATCAAGGGTTTCATGCGCAGGTTCGCTCAAGGCTATGGCACTGCCAGCCAATGTTTGTTGGAGGAAGCCATTCGACGGGGTGCTGTACTGCCGGTGCACCGCCTGCTATTCATTGAGGCAATCTGAGTCATAAATGTAGAAGATTGGAGTGGGATggttctttctcttccttcctTGACCTTTTCGTCTTAACGGTTGATTTGGCTTCGGAGGCCACTGGATGGTTTACAAGGACCAAGCACAAGGCATCTGGGCCTGAAAAAACACTCACTTTGCTCCAATGATAATATACCTGCCTCATTTAGGTAGCTACTTAGGTACCTACTATCTCACACAACGAGTAACACACCAATACACTGATCTCTCAGCAACTTTAATGCGGCTGGGCCATTTGACCCCCAAAATTTGGAGTCCAAGCCTACCGCCTTTCAGCCATTCAAAAAACAAACCAAGTAGGTGGCGGTTGAGGAATCGAGATTTTTGTTGGTTACCTATCATTTGATGGCAAGTACAGACACATGCAGTGCTGATAAACAACTTGGACCCCGTATCAACCAACACTTGGCGAATTGCTGCAGGTGAATATTCACGATCGCCAAAACACCGCTAAATATTCACTGCGAACCACTCAAAATGCCCTCTCACAATCGCGCCAACTACCAAGCTCGGCTTGATTTCGTGCGCAACCTCTTGAATGACCGTTTTTCTCTCGGGGTAAGATACTTGACGAACCGCAGCGGATTTGATGTTTAGTCCCGCCAGCTAACTCGACCTAACAGGACGAACTTGACATCTCCCCCATGACCCCGAGTGCATTTTTAAGTACAACAACTTTGTTTACCACGTCTCACTCGCGTCGCCGCTCATCGCGGACCACTCAGACAACAACTGGAATGGCACCTTTCAGCCAGGTACTGTGACCATTCCCAAGGGTACAAAAGACCTCGTGGTGCGACTTGGTAATCGTGATACTGAGGGTGTTCACCAAGCGACCCGTATTGAGAACGAAGTAGCAATAACCCACCTGGTCTCGGCGGCTCTCAGCCATGCCTTCCAGCCATCCATTGTTCCTCGGATTTATGGGTGGGGAAGCGCTGCAGCTGAAGCTGCTCAGGGCTGGATACTGCAGGAGTTCATGCCGGGGATTGGCGTGGACCAGCCGTTTAGTCAGCAGGATCttgagcagaagaaggcacTGTTGGCTCAGATGGCAAAAATTGTCAAAGCCCTGCAGGCCTATAACCTGCCGTCTACGATCACTGGCTACGGAGGTCTGACGTTCAACGAAGGTGGTGAGATCGTCAGTGCAGCTATGCCCACGGTTGGCGCTGGACCTTGGCCGTCTTACCAAGCGTCATGTCAATACCGCCTGGACCTGGCCCTCAAAAAGGCTGATTCAAATCCATACATCAAGGGATGGCGAGCCAATGGGCTTCGGGAGCGCATTGATGCTTTCGTCCAGCGGGGCGTTCCGGCTCAGTTCGAGTCGTTGAGCGATAAGGAtgacaaggtggtggtgcactGTGATTTTAGTAAGATTCCAAATCCCAGCACTACAGCTGTGTCAGGCTGCGTTTTGTCTCTGCCGATAGCTGACCCTCCCGATCCAGGCCCAACCAACATCTTATTTGACGAAGCCTCGGGGCGTATAACCGCCCTCATTGATTATGACTTTTCCTGGATCTCTCACCCCTCTTACGAGTTTCTGCGCTCATTCGATGGTCTCGGGGGCCAATTTCGAGGCTGGTCCAGCGACGAAGAGAGCCAGGAAGCAGCGTTGAGAGATGCCAAACTCCATGGGTTTCCTGTCTCCCtaccatccaccaccgagTCAGACTCGGGAGTTGATTGGGTTGTTGCGAAGGCCTGGGAGGAGGCATTGGAGGCTGAAGGAGTCAAACCACCAAGGACTATGGAAGGTATCGATAAGGTGGCTGACGTTGA is drawn from Podospora pseudocomata strain CBS 415.72m chromosome 1 map unlocalized CBS415.72m_1, whole genome shotgun sequence and contains these coding sequences:
- a CDS encoding uncharacterized protein (COG:H; antiSMASH:Cluster_5; EggNog:ENOG503P11C) produces the protein MPGIGVDQPFSQQDLEQKKALLAQMAKIVKALQAYNLPSTITGYGGLTFNEGGEIVSAAMPTVGAGPWPSYQASCQYRLDLALKKADSNPYIKGWRANGLRERIDAFVQRGVPAQFESLSDKDDKVVVHCDFSPTNILFDEASGRITALIDYDFSWISHPSYEFLRSFDGLGGQFRGWSSDEESQEAALRDAKLHGFPVSLPSTTESDSGVDWVVAKAWEEALEAEGVKPPRTMEGIDKVADVDTILCAILPWRVTNADIFARQTEEVIIECRNNNEEHLDKLLTHLGF
- a CDS encoding uncharacterized protein (antiSMASH:Cluster_5; COG:S; EggNog:ENOG503P433) → MAPKSLAITAVYLLLSLASATPVTLEARDLLNPIGPTATAEQEKWCPALDYDTYSCYNTVAISPTGQLNSGQDPGKSQNKILSFCHKEDCLTKPNIYVQSKCNNGWCAHMYDYYFESDFGIGGREHIAVWVQNGQLKFVSASKHGKWNIRFPGQNPKIRIEGSTHAKIMLLGTHAFRYANGGDEPPENHWQSWRWRIGAGLLKWDSIAGNLRTTLSQKDWGKAEVAVRDKGGKA
- a CDS encoding uncharacterized protein (antiSMASH:Cluster_5), translated to MPQAPQIELLPLKAAGSPSKKAQESPTVDATSTRAQWVSSYGNKPPKKGASFSDHWLPVGPGYLDLDALESGYHAHLMIMHDSTSWLQSGMTAIKGFMRRFAQGYGTASQCLLEEAIRRGAVLPVHRLLFIEAI
- a CDS encoding uncharacterized protein (CAZy:CE3; EggNog:ENOG503PGQZ; COG:S) — protein: MRFFASTIVAGLAATAAGQKVKVMLLGDSITEISCWRPLVWTQLTSAGLANNVDFVGSMSNLQGKCSRPAGFDPNHEGHSGWQAYDIARNNIAGWVQSTKPDIVQFMLGTNDVNIGKRNVQSILDSYTTMLNAMRAANPKVKVIIDKLIPTSWSDATIEAVNNAIPGWAQQHTTSQSPIVVADCSRAAGFTNNMLEGDGVHPNSQGDQFIARQVGPKLIQFINDVQGGSGNPTPTNAVPTPTSTPATTLVTSTASSPQPTGGNCAALYGQCGGQGFNGPTCCSQGTCRASNQWYSQCL